The genomic DNA AAGTGGGTTTCACACTGTTACCACAAAACCTGACCAAATCAATGAGTCTTTGTGGCACTGTGTGGTTTCCTTCACGGGCCTGGCAAGTATGatgcagaggagcagagcagtCACAGGCTGGTACAGTCAGACAGCGATATCACAGGCCATTTTCAACAGTAGGCTTCTTAGGATAAATTGGTACAGTTTAGATCCATTGTTGTTAACTGGTTacatttatcttgtttttattggttAGCCAATAAAGGGTTTGTGGTTCCATGTGGGGCTACAACAGTGACTGTGACTAATCTCACATTCTGGTGAAACATAAAGTTTGTACTTCTAGGTTCTGCAATGTTATACTTCTATCACCAGCCTGGTTTGATCGGCGATTAACGCTTTGTTTCACAGGTCCGTCATTTCCAAATAATTTCTAAGGAAGTCTCCTGGAAATAACAATGTAATTTAGTACTAATTatagggaaaataaaaacagtgttcTGTTGGTTCACCTCTTGTTAATCAATTCCAATAAGTTGCTAGGGTAACCCAGCGAGTTTCAGTATGTATACAACAGATCAGCGTAATATGAATAAAAACGAAATGTATCTAACATAAATTTCAAAACATATTCAGAGTTAAGTTTCAAATAATAAATGGATAATGAATGACTCTTCAGTTGTGTTTAAATGCTTTTCCTTTTAGAAAATTCTCAACTTGCCTGTATTAGTAGGAATTACTAAGAAATTACAGACCTATTCAATAAAACGTAACAACTGATATTTTTGTTGGTATTGTATGTATGCGTGGTACTATATGTCATCTCACCGGTATTGTATGTAAATTGTTATAGTACTGTTTCTTTAATTGTTCATCTTTTGAGTCTTGGGTGTAGACTGATCTCCAGGATTTGAAGGCACATTGCATAGAAAAAACCTCAACATGAATTCATATTAATATGCTTGAACCTCACCACATGTTATACCTATGGTATAGACCATCATCATAGACAGCATAATTGTTGTGTTAGAATTGATTTAACATCCTGctttttcaacaacaacaaaaactgttaTGGAAACGGGAGGATATTTGGAGTGGTTTGTGCCTAATGACTCGCCGTACTTTAACAGACACGTGATCAGAAAAAAGTTATAAATAGAGGTGCAGCATACAATTGTTTctttgacacacagacagagtaCGGAGTGACATGGCGTCAACAAGCCGGTGCGTATCAACTTTGACCAAATATAATACCTCTTCTTTTTTCATGGGTAACTCTCAGTGTAATTTTGTAAAAGTCGTCGAGCTATACATGGTGAGAGACGCTAGTGCCAGTCCAAAATATCACGCCCTTATTCGTTCCGTTAGGTGTGcgatagctagctagctagctagctggttAGATGTTGCCAGAAGTCACTATCTGTATCGCCGCTACATCCTCACACCGTTGTGCTGGCGCTCAGTAGCTTCCGTTGATTATCATGTTAACGTCGCTTCGCATCGTAGACTTGTTTTACCTCTAATTTAGCTTTTTTCGTTTAACACCACGATACAGTTAGTGTAGTATGAAGCTGAAACTTATGCTAACATAATAACTCAGTCTCAGTGACACCAGCGGTCTTTGAGCAGCACTGGATTGACGTTCCTGTCATTTGTAAACACATGTAAATGTCTAGTGTGCAGCTGGTCTACGTGTAGCCCTTACGCAACATTAGTCAACTGAAGCTTCGTTGAAGTTCGGAACGTGAACCAATTATGAGTGTTTGCTTGTCTTGCCTCACATCTGGTGTTCAGTTGTAACCGCTGTCAGCTTGGGGAAAGGTTTGTCTTGTCGGTATGTAAATGTGAAGGAGAGAGTGGAAAGTGAAAATGCAGAACAATGTCTGATCACCAGCtgttttgattgattaattgtttgttaCTTTTAgaccaaaatcacaaatatggTCTGAATCCAACTCATTTAACGTGAAGACTCGTAGATTTAATATTTTGAGGTTTTTGGCCGGAGTCTCAGAAACTGTGATGAGCATTGTTTTCACTATTATTCTTGATATTTCATTGACTATAATTGTTAATTACAGTCCTAGTCAAGACACTGATGCTTGTTAAACTTTGCCTTCAGATTGCTTGATGTTGCCTTTGTGCTGTTGACAAAGTTAATAGTGGATTCATTTGACAATGACCCATATTGATCTTAGGTATCgttttctttttatgtctggattcacattttgacacTGCCCAAGCCAGCTTCAGCCAGTTTTGTACTCTCGGCCTTCTTGGCCCATCAGTCTGATCAATACACCCATTATAACTTAAAGCAGTCACTAAGATGTCAATAAGTTAGGAAGATGTGTTGTGGAAGAATATTCACTTGTGTACTTCTTCTCAGCAACAAAAGGGGAAAAGTAAGGAGAAGATGTAAAATTCATCTGGACTagtttacattatatatttgaatatagaaatggaaatggaagctgtgtttctatttgtttttcatctgtttcCTCTTATGAGTGATGTTTTACAGGTCACACTCTCTACCCAACCCCacgtttgtctttattttcctttttctcgtctttttcttgcctttttgAGCTGTTTGATCACTTAACTGTTGTTCTGCTTCTGTAGCGGAGATGCCCTGGCCCTTCCCAGAGTTCAGTGTCCCAACCACCCTGATGCCATACTGGTGGAGGACTACAGAGCAGGGGACATGATTTGCCCTGAGTGCGGCCTTGTAGTAGGTCAGTATGTACACTACAAACACATCCAATTTTGCTTTTAAATTGTAGAGCTTTCCGTGTTTGAACACATCCTTCCTTTCCATTTTGCTTTCCTGTGCTTGTGTCTTTATCTCTACTTCACTCAGTTGAACTCTAGTCAGATAATTAAACTCATCAGTACTCACTAAGGTTTCTCACCACTCCGCTTCCTGAACCTGTTAGTTTGGTTTTAAGGACACCGTATTTAAAATTATTCTGCACATGAATATCAGCTGAGTTGAGACTAAACAAGGCCACAGTTTCCAAAATGCAAAGCTAGAATCTGAAAAAGCTAGGCACATACTAATTATTACTCTCTAATGCCTCTGGATATTACGATGTCGTATTCAGCCCCatcacaaaaacatatttttacattttgtcacgGAGATACTGTTTTTGGTGAGGTGTTGACATCTCTGTTGCCGAGACGTTTTACCACCCCAACACAATAGAGGCAAATATAATTGTTGTGGTGTTTTAAGCACATAAAACCTACATCtaaaaaatcacacacaggcacaaaagGCCCAGAGTGTATGAAACAAAACTCCTGTTAACATGTGATGCAGTCTGTAAGACAAAGCTGTAGAGAACACCGAGTTCTCCTCTAACGAGCCCCCTGAGCACAGACCAGGTCAGATGGGAGACGAGAGACGCCAGCCACTCTCTGATGCAAGCTGAAGTGCCCTCTGTTCCTGCTCCCATAGCTTTAGCTGGCCTCTGAGGAGATGAATGTCACTTTACCTCTAGATATTAGCAAGACTGAtggatggtaaaaaaaaaaggcctaacAGGATTATATCAGAAATCTAATCCTCGACCCTGCTACACGGTACCGAGAACAGACAGTCATGATAACTGGAAGAAAATAATGGCCCTGCTCAGACAATATCCCCCTCCTTTGTCGCACCTTTTATCCTTCGTACATCTCAGATTTGATGCAGTGAAATAACTGAACATTTGTttggatcatattttattacGTATTTCTGTCTCAGAACACACAGTGataagaaaatgagaaagaaaagatggaagGGGAATGATTGAGCTAGATTCAGAGCCCCAATACTGagaatacagtacagtagaaaaACTTAAACGAGctgaagacagacagcacaatatttacagtatttgagACTCGGATGCGATATTTTCCTGTGGGAATCATGCTGAATATGGCACCATCTTCTGGTTAATTATTCCAGAGGGATGTAATACAGCCACACAGAAGAACACAGCAAATGCAATTCTTTTTTGTGCACTCACTGTTTTTATGTGCAGGTCATTCACAGAACTTGTAACAAAATCTGTCACGTTGATCAACTACCATGATTTCTGAAATTGACTCTCCAGTGTTTGTTGTTACATTTCGCTCCGTCTATCTCCTTTCTATCAATCAAGAAAGCAACAGGTGTAGGTATCAATACAAAAGATTGAAAGGCTGACAGTTGAATTTGGTCTAACTCTGGGGTATCTAGTTCAGTCTGAAAAAGTATTAAAACCAAAACTCAAGGGCCTAATGTattaagaaaatataataatgaattaGTATTAATCCAGAGTGAAGATTTTGTTGGTTCTTGTATTGATGCTTGGCCTAAAAAACTTACCACCAGTCTCTATGAACGTTTAAGAACTTGATCTTCCAGGTTTAATTTCTTGTATGTCTTATTTACTTTAAATGTCCAAACCACTTCTCTTCAGGTGACCGTGTAATCGACGTAGGCTCAGAGTGGAGGACGTTTTCCAATGAGAAAGCCCTCAAAGATCCATCCAGAGTGGGAGACGCCCAGAACCCACTGCTCAATGGAGGCGACCTAACCACCATGATCAGCAAGGTGAGAGACGGTTGTGCCCACTGTTAAAAATGACCCTCATTATTGTTACATTGTGTTAAAAATGACAGTTGTTCCAAGATGTTGGTACTTGCAGTTCAAATAATTGGAAAGATGTTAAAAGATATTTAAACAATTACTTGCAGCATTTATATTGATATTATCTGATACAGATTTCTATACTGAGTCCAGCAGTGTTTAGTAACATCTGCTGCACCTGCAATCTCAGTAAACCACATCCTTAGTTCCAGTTATTTTGGTGTCTCTTGAAATTCAATTACAGTGAATTTTACTGGTAAACATCCTCTGGTTTCCACAGGGAACAGGCGCGGCTAGTTTTGATGAATTCGGTAACTCCAAGTACCAGAACCGGCGGACCATGAGCAGCTCTGACCGGGCCATGCTCAACGCCTTTAAAGAAATCAGCACCATGGCAGATCGCATCAACCTGCCAAGGAACATCATAGTAAGTTAGAAATATGAATTCTGTAATGTGCTTTTGGAAAGATTATCCTAAAACATTTGTAGCTAACCAGAGAGCCAAATAAAGCTGAGCCACTGTAAAGAGCCATGTCACatcacactaaacacacacacagaccctccTCTCCACCTGGTTTGGTTCAGACACTACCGCCATTAAGTGACCAAACATCTCTGTTAAGAAGGGAAACTCAGCTTTAAGTGGTAgcgagagagcagagagaaatgaaaacaaggcACGTGTGGATAAAAGCGAGAGAGCAAGggaacaagagaaaagaaactgaaacatAACTTCATGAGGTAATTCTCTGGTTCATCGTTGAAGTGTGTGGAAACTATGCTGCAGGCTGGAGTCTCTGCTGAAGTTGATAACCACAGATTGACTGGAGTCAGCTGTCTCGTAGGAAAGGGCCGTATGTGGGTCTCCTGTAAAAGCGGTCGTGTTCCATTAACTTGAGACATTAGCTCTCTTGGGGAGATATTGTACAtgatgtaaatgaaatgttaatttattaaaaacgtgaggtgaaagggacaggtgcaggCTGATGTTCCTCAAACGTCATGACTCGGGCTGTCGTCTTGTTTTAGTTAAACAAGTTAAGTTAAAAAAGGTTTGTGAAGAGAAACAATATAAGatctttattaaaaacataacaTGTAATGGTTAGGACCTTTACTAGGACAATACACATCATTTGTTTGCTGTAAATCATGTTTCTGCTCTGCAGGACAGAACAAACAACTTATTCAAGCAGGTTTACGAACAGAAGAGCCTGAAGGGGCGAGCCAATGATGCCATCGCTTCGGCCTGTCTCTACATCGCCTGCAGACAAGAAGGTGTACCAAGAACATTTAAAGGTCAGAATAAACCGTTTTACTTTCTTCTGCTATCTGCCATATTATTTACGTTACGACTGCTCTTTCCTTAGTTGACAAAAAACCTTTAACAGATAAAAATCTCgacgttttttttatttatttaagaaatgTCCCTCTTTAAATTTATGTACGGTGGCTAAAAAAAGTATTCACCATcgtgatttttttatttctcatgttaaatttaaaatatttaaaaaaaataatttgttcaAAATTCATATTTAACCCTTAGTGGATAGGACATTAGAGGTGTTGGTGTTGTAAGAATAAAAtatcaatgatgaaaatgtgtattttctcaATTCACTTGTGCTGTATTGTCTGACCAACATATAAAAACAGTTCAGCACAAAAGTCTTCTTTGTCAGACAGTTCAGACAGACATTATGGATATATGACGGTGATACATTGACTGTATATTCTTTGAAAGTTGTTCTCACCTTTTCCTTACACAAAATCCCTCAAGTGTTCCTCAATGGGATTTAGTCTGTTGTGTGTAATTTGCCACCATTAACTAACGGCAATTAGATTCCAGTCCCTGCGGTTTCAAAGGAGAAAACATCCTATTTATAGAAGTAAAGGATGCACGATCGGTGCACTTTCTCTTCTCCAATTTGACTGTGGACGTAACTGTAGAGCAAGAAAAGAGATGCATATCTTTCACTTCCCTCCGTCTAAAAGAGTTTCTTCCCCCGATCCCCTCTCCATCCCTTCGCAGAGATCTGCGCTGTCTCTCGGATCTCCAAGAAGGAGATTGGCAGGTGCTTCAAACTGATCCTAAAGGCGCTGGAGACCAGCGTGGACCTCATCACCACCGGAGACTTCATGTCCCGCTTCTGCTCAAACCTGGGCTTGCCCAAGCAAGTGCAGATGGCAGCCACCTTCATCGCCAGGAAGGCCGTGGAACTCGACCTGGTGCCCGGCAGGAGCCCCAtctctgtggctgcagcagccATCTACATGGCCTCTCAGGCCTCTGCTGAGAAGAAGACCCAGAAAGGTGAGTGATGATACTGCTGTAATAATACTGATGACAGCCAAATGTTGGGTTGAGTTTTAACAGCCCTTTGTAGCTTATTTTGCCATTtaaatgatattatatattcacatatactggcagagagaaaaacctCTAGCCAGGTTTTAGACACACAGACCCGGGACACTGCCTGGACCTGATTAAATTGAATATAATTTGGACGAGGTCTCAGTTACCAGGAACCAAGTGGACCCATGAAAAGCTCTACTGGACAGTTTGGCTTGTAgatgaaacattttgtgttaCTCAGCCGGCCTGTTTCACTCCTGTATTAACAGAGTTAACTAAAACAAACGTTAAACAGccttaaaaaaacattgataaaAGGGTTTAGTTGTTCTCTGGTTTtaaagacctgtcaatcaatttaTGGGTAATAGGAGGCCCAATTCCTGTGTTTTGAATTGTGATGGTGCAGCTACTCTTCTTTTGCTTACATTTGGGTCacagattgtgcctttaaacaacACTATATAGAGCTGTCCTGCATTACAAAGGTCCCTCGGGTAAAATTAGTGTTAAATAATTGTCTGCTTTATTGGTTTGAATACCCATAAACCACTGCTTGTGGAACAACAGCAATGCATCGTATTTTGAGAGATTTTATCTTCAGTGGGATCCCTCTAGCTCCAGATGTAGAGCTTTTTAGCTGAAAGTTTTCCTGAATGGATCAAAAAAAGTAGAACGTTATCGTATTTTATTTCAACTTAGCTACAGAAAATTCCCCCCCAGTTTTGAAAATGCAGCAGGTTTCAGATTGTATACACTTGAAGGGTTGAATGAGTTGATGTCTCTGATGCTTCCACAGAAATCGGAGATATTGCCGGTGTTGCAGATGTTACGATCAGACAGTCATACCGACTCATCTACCCGCGCGCCGCAGAACTCTTCCCTCCAGACTTCAAATTCGACACACCTGTCGACAAGCTGCCCCAACTGTGAAGAAGACGCCGTCTACACAGTGACGACATTTTTCTGCTGTACTTacaggattgttttttttgtttttttaatcatatttgtGTTGGATTTGGATGATTTCTCTTGTCCCTCCTAAGACTTCAAGCCTTTGTCAAGGTGCTCTCACAGGAATAAAATGGACACATTCCAGTGCTTAAATAAACAGCTTGCAGACTGTACTTACAGTATTTCATGAGTGTGTATACTGTAtcatgtatatactgtatgtccatgTGGGAAAATGTAATTGATGCTTGCAATTTTAGGCTGGtttcatactgtatacataaaactttgtttttgtagaaaaatgacCAGGTTAtattttgttagtttgtttgaattgtttccagtaattaaaaaaaaataaaagattttcaTTAAAGCATGGTAATCAGCTCATGGtttgaaataacatttgtttacataaaacctttttctttctttactatTCCAGTCTTTTACAGATTGAATGTCATCCAAGCAAAGTCCACAGCCTCCTCTGAGCACCTGAATACATCCAAACTTCAGATCATTGATTACCAAGAGATCAGGATGTGTTCAATGTCAGGGGTACAAATGAAAGCAAAGCCACTATTACAAACGTTTAATTTGTGCATCATGATGGGCAACAAACGACTGCAGAAatgccttttctgtttttacaccGGGATGAACAGCGACAGTTGCGAGACTTTGAGTATTGGTGTACCATCCATAAAGTTTTCGTCTGTTCTGGCAACAACATGCACAagcaaagaataaaaaaaacaaaaaactttgtACAATCTATTTTCATCATTAAGAAAACGTAGATAATTAAAAACTATTGATAAAATTAGTGCTTTCAGCTTAattgtgtacatacagtatgtatatataatatacccTGCCCTCCCCTGTAGTGATTCATATCAACAGGTCTCCAACATTTGAGTCAGTTTATATATAACATGCAAATTGACAGTCATCAGCTGGTTACACTGTGCCAGCCTGATCACAGAACAGTGTGGGAAGCATTTAAAGGGCCTAGAATAACTGAGTTTAGTACGTTCCCACGTACTACACAGCTTGTCTAACAACACATCTTTtacttcatctgtctgttggGTTCACTGTCAGTCCATCagtcagatttttatttttttaaccatgAAGAGTTGTTAATCTGCTGCTTCAAGAGGGACAGGATGAATTTGGTTTTGGTAGCTGTAACTGTGCGACTCACTTTAGTGTTTTTACTTCGACTGAGGTAACGAGAAAAATCTGTCAGGTCCACCACAACCAGCTGTtctttgagggaaaaaaaactattgaaatCCAGCTGAACTCAGCTCcgacaaaataattaatttaatgttaAGGTTTGATTTTATTGCTCCAAAAGATACTGAAATACCAAGCGGCACTTCGATCATTAGAACTGAGTTCAGCTGAATATCAACCTCAAGCTAAACGCCACTAGAGGgcatcagacagaaaacaaatatttagcaTTATTTCTTCTGACCAAAAAGCAATTTTAATTATCAACTCATTTCCAATATTAATTTCCAGATAAAACTAAGTGATGATAATTAATTTAATAGTTTAAGCAGCATGCTCTTTGACACTAAAGAGATTTATCATTGTGTGGGTTTGTTGTATGCAGACATGAAAGCTTCAGCTGAGCAAAGTGAGGTTGGAAGAGGGGGCCcctacacaaaaacacatgcgGTGTAAAAGACTCTTGCTTGGATTTCAAGtcaggcagcagcagtagtagtcaAGATGTTTGCTGTAGTTGACCGCTCAGTGACGATGCTTTGAGCACTTCAGATTCACCGAACACCAGTTTCAGACGTGATCGTGGCAGAAATATCAAATTTTACAGTGAGATAAAAATGTCCTTAAGCTATGGCGAGGGCTTTtgcaaataaagaaagaaaaacacgaCAATAAAATATACGACTGAATATAATCTGTACAGATCAAAATAAACTGAAGACAGTGACACTGAATAACATGATTGTGATGTTGCCGTCTTCGCGGAGTTCATATGAAAAACATTCTCAGTGGTCAGACAATGGACACGACGACGCGCGCAGGAGGAAGAAGcatccctcctccttcactctccaACAACagagtttcatttgttttctttttcttaaaaaaaaaaaaaaaaaagttcttcatGTGGATTAAAAAATAAGTGGGGGTCCTCGGGAGGCTCCTGGACTTTCTTCTCAATGGCACAGAGTTTTTGCCCGAAGGTTTGGGGAGCCACCATGTTGCTCCTTCTCAACATTTTGGGCGAGGAAGAAGAAAGTTTAAAATGATGTGAGCTACAGTCTTTGCTGCGTTGGTTggttcacagtgtgtgtgtgtgtgtgtgtgtgtgtgtgtgtgtgtatacgggGGTCAGGTGGAGCTAACACCAGTCAGCGATGTAATCAAAGTCAGAGAACGTGTTCTGCTCCTCGGAGCTCAGCGCTCGGGGCTCCCTGGGCGGGGTTAAGATCGGAGCCTCTGAGGTAAATTCATCATCGAAGTTGCTGACGTCGTTGGTGCCCTGGATAGTCGGTACGAACGGCGGCTTCACCTTCTTTGCCAACAGTCCGTTCCAATCCATGCTCTGCCAAAAGAGAGGGAAGGTCGCATTggtgttcatttcttttttgaaaaatagtttgcaagaaagcgaatgagcacatttcccaaaacgtcagagtctgatgagaagattgataccactctcatgtcagtCCGTTAAACATAAAGCTATAGCATccggttagtttagcttagcataaagactagaaacggGGGGGACAACTAGCCTGGTTCGGTCCACAGCTAAATAAAAAGAACTCCACCTTCCGGCTCCTCTAaagcacaaaatgtcaaactattcctttaaatacaAAATTACAAATTCTTCTGGTTCCTTACCCTGAAGAATAGATGCTTCTTAACCTCCTCTGCGTCTTTTTCTCCTGCTCCCAGTCGTCGTTCTGGACTCCTCCTCAGAAGCTGAGCACGAGGAGAAGcacaaaatacagtaaatgttaaaCCGATACACTTGTGTGATTATTCAGCTGTTTTGAATTTAAACTCCATCTACACACCCTCCTCATGATGGAGATGGCCTCGGTTGAGAGGAACCGTGGGTAGCGGACTTCGTCGTTGACTATGCTGTCaaacacctcctcctcatcgtcaCCGGGGAAGGGCGACTGAAAAGAAATGCACCAAGATGAAAACGTAACAGCTACTGCTGAACGTGACTCACTGACGTTCAGTGCAAATTAAATGGCACGACAATATGTGCAAGATTACTGAATGTCTGTGAAGGTATTGCAAACTCACTTATAGATCATTAATTACACGGAACATCTCGAGGGAAACATGCACTCACCTCCCCGACCAGCATCTCGAAGATAAGGACGCCGAGCCCCCACCAGTCCACAGCACGAGTGTACGACGTTTCAGTCAAAACCTCGGGAGCTAAAAACTCTGGTGTGCCGCAAAACGTGCTGGTGCGGTCCCTGAAACCCATTCctgaaagcaacacagaggTTGTTGAATAAAACTCTCACTGTCTCCTTATTCATCCTTGTTTGACAACCGATATGTCAGGAATAGTAAgggtttttacagttttacagtcaTTTTGAAGCTACAGATCCTTGCTTAATTGTAACATATAAAGCCTTCAGTATAATGCGTTTTCCATTCTACCTTCTTTGCAAAGCCCAAAGTCAGCAATCTTTACATATCCCTCTGTATCCAGGAGCAGGTTATCCAGCTTCAAATCTCTGcaaatcaaaattaaaaatattttttaaacttCATGCAGACACGGGACTGAAGTGAATAACATTACACAAACTGCTTACCTGTACACAATCTTATGGTCATGTAAGAACTGCAATCCCAACACGACGCAGGCTGCataaaatctgcaaaaacacagagtaGGTTAACATGAGTTTTACTGGAGAATATAAAGAAAGGTTAAGACACTGGTGATGGAGTCAAAGCTCTGCTCACTCACATGGCCCTGGGCTCAGAGAACACATCAGCGTGAATGTGCATCATCAGGTCGCCCCCCGCCGCATACTCCATGACGAAACACACGTGCTCCTGCGTCTGGAAACACGCAAACAGGTTGACGAGGAACGGGTGGCGGACGCTGTTCACCGTCTCGAAAATCCTCTTCTCACACATCAGACtggcaaagagaggaggagactgtGTGAGTCACAGCCGCACAGTCAAAGAACTGCTGCTATTCGTCGAAGATTCACAAACAATCTCTCcgttttctttacatttccaGTTGCAGCCTTGCAGTGTTAAATGTTTACCTGTCCACCTCATCGCGAGCCACGATGTCTCCTTTCTTCAGAGCTTTGATGGCAAACATCTCACCTGTGCTTTTATATTCTGCCAACAACACCTGAGGaagggaagcagaggagagagacactTCAGAGAAAAACTTTGCGTCTGCTTCGTTCTGTTGGACTAGAGCTCAAACGACTGCAAAATgcatcagcaactattttgataaacaacaaatcaaataataTTTCAAACAAGAATATCAAACATTTCCCAGTTTAAGCTTCTGAAAAGTGACGATTTGATGCTTTTCGCTGTCATGTGATAGTAAAATATTGGTAAAATAACAgacagattcattgataataaaaaaagaattgttaGTGTTGAAAGTTACCTTTCCAAAGTGCCCACGTCCAAGGACTGCCACACATTTGAAATCTTGGAGGCTGAAGTGGAACTGCTCTTCTTCCCTGGGAAGTGATCAGTGTTTACATTAATATCCATCATGAATTAGATGTAGAGAGACCTGCATGAAGCAGCAGACTATACATGACTGTTCACCTCAAAAGCATGAAGACTGAAAGCCAGGGGGCAGTGTTTACACCCACGTTACTATTTCAGCTCCACTGAACACTTGCATGTCAGAGCATTACAACTGAACAGACCTTGAAAGATGTGAAGaactgtaacaataaaaacaataatggtGGCAAAACGTGTGTCTTTACAATCTTTCTGTGCCTAAACCCTCTTCAAATAAAAGACTCTACTAGGAGCAGCATGACAGCAACCAGAGCCTTGACTTCATCTACTCCGCTCTTCATTTACTTGAAGCTTTTAAAAGTAACACACACAAGACGAGCTTGGGGCTCTCCTACCTGATCTCTGCGT from Enoplosus armatus isolate fEnoArm2 chromosome 14, fEnoArm2.hap1, whole genome shotgun sequence includes the following:
- the gtf2b gene encoding transcription initiation factor IIB, whose amino-acid sequence is MASTSRGDALALPRVQCPNHPDAILVEDYRAGDMICPECGLVVGDRVIDVGSEWRTFSNEKALKDPSRVGDAQNPLLNGGDLTTMISKGTGAASFDEFGNSKYQNRRTMSSSDRAMLNAFKEISTMADRINLPRNIIDRTNNLFKQVYEQKSLKGRANDAIASACLYIACRQEGVPRTFKEICAVSRISKKEIGRCFKLILKALETSVDLITTGDFMSRFCSNLGLPKQVQMAATFIARKAVELDLVPGRSPISVAAAAIYMASQASAEKKTQKEIGDIAGVADVTIRQSYRLIYPRAAELFPPDFKFDTPVDKLPQL